One window of Oryza brachyantha chromosome 12, ObraRS2, whole genome shotgun sequence genomic DNA carries:
- the LOC121056019 gene encoding putative cyclin-dependent kinase F-2: MERYECLGKIGEGAAGVVHRARDRATGETVAVKRLRGGVGCGGEEEWLREARCLEACRGHPHLVELRAAHLERGTGYVVMEYVDGPSLARVVRREGRGPPSFAEGEVRRLMRQLLDGVAAMHAAGVVHRDLKPDNVVVGPRGDLKICDFGMSRVVAPADAPPYTSPVVTLWYRAPELILGSREYDARVDTWALGCIMAELLAGAPLFPGRSEMDQLNRVFDTVGMQDMRSWPGFARLPRAESALCHRARPPSRLREMFPALSAAGFDVLSGLLACRPDRRLAAADALRCPWFTDADADAVPAACGGARFTTCVSGVADAIVV; encoded by the coding sequence atggagcGCTACGAGTGCCTCGGCAAGATcggggagggcgcggcgggggTGGTGCACAGGGCGCGGGACCGGGCGACGGGGGAGACCGTCGCCGTGAAGCGGCTCCGCGGCGGGgtcggctgcggcggcgaggaggagtggCTCCGGGAGGCGCGGTGCCTCGAGGCGTGCCGGGGCCACCCGCACCTCGTCGAGCTCCGCGCCGCGCACCTGGAGCGCGGGACGGGGTACGTCGTGATGGAGTACGTCGACGGGCCGAGCCTGGCGCGCGTCGTGcggcgggaggggagggggccgCCGTCGTTCGCGGAGGGCGAGGTGAGGAGGCTGATGCGGCAGCTgctcgacggcgtcgcggcgaTGCACGCGGCGGGGGTCGTGCACCGGGACCTCAAGCCGGACAACGTCGTCGTGGGTCCCCGCGGGGACCTCAAGATCTGCGACTTTGGCATGTCGCGCGTCGTTGCccccgccgacgcgccgccgtacACGTCGCCCGTCGTCACCCTGTGGTACCGCGCGCCGGAGCTCATCCTGGGGTCCCGGGAGTACGACGCCCGCGTCGACACGTGGGCGCTCGGCTGCATCATGGCcgagctcctcgccggcgccccgCTCTTCCCTGGCAGGTCGGAGATGGACCAGCTCAACAGGGTGTTCGACACGGTCGGCATGCAGGACATGAGGTCATGGCCGGGCTTCGCGCGCCTGCCGCGCGCGGAGTCCGCGCTCTGCCACCGCGCCAGGCCGCCGAGCCGGCTCCGGGAGATGTTCCCCGCGCTGTCCGCCGCCGGGTTCGACGTCCTGAGCGGCTTGCTCGCCTGCCGGCCGGACAGGcggctcgccgcggcggacgcGCTCCGGTGCCCGTGGTtcaccgacgccgacgccgacgccgtgcCTGCTGCCTGCGGCGGCGCTCGCTTCACTACCTGCGTCTCCGGTGTCGCTGACGCAATTGTCGTGtag